A stretch of the Kroppenstedtia eburnea genome encodes the following:
- a CDS encoding acyltransferase family protein, whose amino-acid sequence MSVSNQDVIKSSAAKQRDYYFDNVKFVLAMLVVIGHTYRPLIDESPILKAVYLAIYSFHMPLFILISGYFAKGYNREGQNRKLISSILIPYLIFQTLYSIYDYFVYGRDSLGISILDPYWAMWFLFSLFLWRLMMLPLFVNLKYPLVTALILAIAVGYIDEADGFLSLSRTIAFFPFFLFGYYLRKHHFEVLFSPWKRVVGWVGCILLVPLMYWLEFLSPFDLSFRRWMYFADPYESLGHPEWSAGLIRVGFIILTLIVSALVLAVIPRGKTWFSAMGSRSLSVYLLHGFFIKFYDALDVDDKYPGPTLYILATLGAIALTFLLSSPWVTNALRPLLQPRLRWIFRTSSQQEQQKLKKAAY is encoded by the coding sequence ATGTCTGTTTCAAATCAGGACGTGATCAAGTCCTCAGCGGCAAAACAGAGGGATTACTATTTTGATAACGTGAAGTTCGTGCTGGCCATGTTGGTGGTGATCGGCCACACCTACCGCCCCCTGATCGATGAAAGTCCTATTTTGAAGGCGGTTTATCTGGCTATCTACAGCTTTCACATGCCTCTCTTCATCCTGATCTCCGGCTATTTCGCAAAGGGATATAACAGAGAGGGACAAAACAGGAAATTGATCTCCTCCATTCTGATCCCTTACCTGATCTTCCAGACTCTATACTCCATATACGATTATTTTGTTTACGGGAGGGACTCTCTGGGGATCTCCATTTTGGACCCTTATTGGGCCATGTGGTTTCTGTTCAGCCTGTTTTTATGGCGGTTGATGATGCTCCCCTTGTTCGTCAATCTGAAATATCCTCTCGTCACTGCCTTGATCTTAGCCATCGCGGTCGGATATATCGACGAAGCCGACGGCTTTTTGAGCCTTTCCCGAACCATCGCCTTTTTCCCGTTTTTCCTGTTCGGTTATTACTTGCGAAAACACCATTTCGAGGTGTTGTTCTCCCCCTGGAAACGGGTGGTCGGATGGGTGGGGTGCATCTTGCTCGTTCCGCTGATGTATTGGCTGGAGTTTCTCTCCCCCTTTGACCTCTCTTTTCGAAGGTGGATGTATTTCGCCGACCCTTATGAAAGCCTCGGACATCCCGAATGGTCTGCCGGTTTGATCCGGGTCGGTTTCATCATTTTGACGCTGATCGTTTCCGCCTTGGTATTGGCAGTGATTCCACGGGGAAAAACATGGTTCAGTGCCATGGGGAGCCGTTCACTGTCAGTCTATCTGTTGCACGGGTTTTTCATTAAATTCTATGACGCCTTGGATGTGGATGACAAATACCCCGGGCCCACCCTGTATATTTTGGCCACTCTGGGGGCAATCGCTCTCACCTTTCTCTTGTCCTCCCCCTGGGTCACCAACGCCCTTCGTCCACTGCTCCAACCCCGGCTGAGATGGATATTCCGCACCTCCTCCCAACAGGAGCAACAAAAATTGAAAAAGGCGGCATACTGA
- a CDS encoding spore coat protein: MQSQQQAGQTQTHPPQMKGPEMNDRDRLNDILAMEKYMSHSYGVAVNEASNDTLYQTQMSILTDIHQYQRDLFNLMHTKGWYRMDQANTQHITQAAQKFTNYQTQFPYQ, from the coding sequence ATGCAAAGCCAACAACAGGCGGGCCAAACCCAAACCCACCCCCCACAGATGAAGGGGCCCGAGATGAATGACCGGGATCGTCTCAACGATATTTTAGCCATGGAAAAGTACATGTCTCACTCCTACGGCGTTGCAGTCAATGAAGCGAGCAACGACACCCTTTATCAGACACAGATGAGCATCCTGACCGATATTCATCAATACCAACGGGATTTGTTCAATCTGATGCACACCAAGGGATGGTATAGGATGGACCAGGCCAACACGCAACACATCACCCAAGCCGCTCAAAAGTTCACCAACTATCAAACCCAGTTCCCGTATCAATGA
- a CDS encoding DUF86 domain-containing protein has translation MVYDVDTDRIESQLLYLEQCLVVIQRSREALEQREDPVLSFAAARALHIGVECMIDVGSTLIDGFIMRDPGGYLDIVDILEDERVIPTEAVPRLKQLVRVRERLVRRYDQVTMEELLRELSDTAVLASYIGWVRDYLAQELGSAGSPASGSRNGG, from the coding sequence ATGGTTTACGATGTGGATACAGATCGGATCGAATCCCAGCTGTTATACCTGGAACAGTGTCTGGTCGTGATTCAACGTTCCCGGGAAGCCCTGGAACAAAGGGAGGATCCGGTCCTTTCATTTGCAGCAGCCCGGGCTTTACATATCGGGGTGGAGTGTATGATCGACGTCGGCAGCACCCTGATTGACGGATTTATTATGCGGGATCCGGGTGGGTACCTGGATATTGTGGATATTTTGGAAGATGAACGGGTCATTCCAACGGAAGCCGTTCCCCGTCTGAAGCAGCTGGTCCGGGTGCGGGAGCGGTTGGTCCGTCGATATGATCAGGTGACAATGGAAGAATTGCTCCGGGAGTTGTCGGACACGGCAGTATTGGCCTCTTATATCGGTTGGGTCCGCGATTACCTGGCGCAGGAGTTGGGAAGTGCCGGGTCGCCCGCATCGGGGAGCCGTAACGGTGGATAA
- a CDS encoding class I SAM-dependent methyltransferase, producing the protein MPWYEESFGEDYLLVYRHRNRAGAGREVEAAAEWLDLKKGESVLDLCCGTGRHSIALDDLGLKVTGIDLSSVLLQVARENSRGRRIEYVHGDMRDLPFTEGSFDAVLNLFTSFGYFAEDDENVKVLSEIARVTRHGGRFLVDFLNRKAVESSLVPRSEREQEGTRILEERWIDGDFVRKKITLTDHRGERHYEERVKMYDRDQMLRMMEAAGLTVGQVRGDFDGSLYSGDSPRMIITGRVER; encoded by the coding sequence ATGCCGTGGTATGAGGAAAGTTTCGGTGAGGATTATCTTTTGGTCTACCGTCATCGCAACCGGGCCGGTGCAGGCCGGGAAGTGGAGGCGGCAGCGGAATGGTTGGACCTGAAAAAAGGTGAGTCCGTACTGGATTTGTGCTGCGGAACAGGGCGCCATTCCATTGCTTTGGATGATTTGGGGTTGAAGGTGACGGGCATCGATCTTTCTTCTGTGTTGCTTCAGGTGGCGAGGGAGAACTCCCGGGGACGCAGGATCGAGTATGTGCATGGGGATATGAGGGACCTTCCTTTTACGGAGGGGAGCTTCGATGCAGTACTCAATCTGTTCACCTCCTTTGGCTATTTCGCCGAGGATGACGAAAATGTGAAAGTACTGTCGGAGATTGCCCGGGTCACCCGGCACGGCGGACGTTTCCTGGTGGATTTCCTCAATCGGAAGGCGGTGGAGAGCAGTCTGGTCCCCCGAAGCGAACGGGAGCAGGAAGGGACCCGTATTTTGGAAGAGCGTTGGATTGACGGGGATTTTGTCCGCAAGAAAATCACTCTCACCGATCATCGGGGGGAACGTCACTACGAGGAACGGGTCAAGATGTACGATCGGGATCAGATGCTGAGGATGATGGAGGCGGCAGGTCTCACCGTGGGTCAGGTCCGGGGGGATTTTGATGGATCCTTGTATTCCGGAGACAGCCCCCGGATGATCATCACCGGGAGGGTGGAGCGCTGA
- a CDS encoding TIGR01457 family HAD-type hydrolase — MGYRGYLIDLDGTLFRGDRVISGGLAFVKELERRGLPYLYLTNNSSRLPEQTAQKLRNLGYPAKAEQVVSSAQATAAHLKKELGTPAVMVFGQEGLKHALREAGFPFQEENPEAVVIGIDPEFNYDKMKSAALAIRGGARFYGTNGDRVLPTDEGLVPGNGSLCAAVAAAAGVEPIFIGKPERPILDYGLERLGQPPDETLIVGDNLMTDIQAGINGGMDTLLVFTGVTTAEEYRRSSIRATYTVQDLTEWDFSRGGVG, encoded by the coding sequence ATGGGATACCGGGGATATCTGATCGATCTCGATGGCACCCTTTTCAGGGGCGACCGGGTGATTTCAGGGGGGCTTGCCTTTGTGAAGGAACTGGAGAGGCGGGGCTTGCCGTATCTTTATCTGACCAACAATTCCTCCCGCCTCCCGGAACAGACCGCCCAAAAGCTGAGAAACCTCGGTTATCCGGCAAAGGCGGAGCAAGTGGTCAGTTCCGCCCAGGCGACGGCGGCTCATCTGAAAAAGGAGCTGGGCACCCCGGCTGTCATGGTCTTCGGTCAGGAAGGGTTGAAGCATGCACTCCGGGAAGCGGGCTTCCCCTTTCAGGAGGAGAATCCGGAGGCGGTGGTGATCGGCATCGACCCGGAATTCAATTATGATAAGATGAAGTCAGCCGCCCTGGCGATCCGGGGAGGGGCCCGATTCTACGGGACCAATGGAGACCGGGTTCTCCCCACAGATGAAGGTCTGGTGCCGGGAAACGGGTCCCTGTGTGCAGCCGTGGCGGCTGCTGCCGGTGTGGAGCCCATCTTCATCGGGAAGCCGGAGCGGCCCATTTTGGACTATGGGTTGGAGCGCTTGGGCCAACCGCCGGATGAAACCCTGATCGTGGGAGACAACTTGATGACAGACATTCAGGCCGGAATCAACGGGGGGATGGACACATTACTGGTCTTCACAGGGGTGACCACGGCAGAGGAGTACCGGAGAAGTTCCATCCGGGCGACATACACAGTGCAGGATCTGACGGAGTGGGATTTCAGCAGAGGAGGGGTAGGATGA
- a CDS encoding MBL fold metallo-hydrolase, whose amino-acid sequence MNCWDDVWEVPLPLPFALKIIKSYVIKGSNGYTVVDTGLHYDGDLEAWERARRSIGFEWKDVEQIVLTHYHPDHYGLAGWMQEKTGAPVRMSRTDFEQAQLFFSKSSEQPEVMARFYGEHGLEAEWKEQIPPHLRGFQKWVDPHPDPEFIEAGGTIRLGDREYRILHTPGHADGHLSFHDEERGWLIGGDFLLPRITPNISLWPGCDPDPLGTYLATLDQMDTLPVKRVFPAHGSVFENYHGRIEELREHHRERLEEMAGWAEAASVTAVEACYRTFGTNLSIHNLRFALSETLAHLEYLRLRGKLVREKEEGVWKYRKA is encoded by the coding sequence ATGAATTGCTGGGATGATGTATGGGAAGTCCCCCTTCCGTTGCCTTTTGCCCTTAAAATCATCAAATCTTATGTGATCAAAGGGTCCAACGGGTATACGGTGGTCGACACGGGCCTTCACTATGATGGGGATCTGGAGGCCTGGGAGAGGGCGCGGCGGTCGATCGGTTTTGAGTGGAAAGACGTGGAGCAAATCGTTCTCACCCATTACCATCCGGACCACTACGGATTGGCCGGCTGGATGCAGGAGAAGACGGGGGCACCGGTCAGGATGTCCCGGACGGATTTTGAGCAGGCTCAACTCTTCTTCAGCAAATCTTCCGAACAACCGGAAGTGATGGCCCGTTTCTATGGTGAACACGGATTGGAAGCGGAATGGAAGGAACAGATCCCACCCCATCTGCGCGGTTTCCAAAAATGGGTGGATCCTCATCCCGACCCGGAGTTTATCGAAGCGGGAGGGACCATCCGTCTGGGTGACCGGGAGTACCGGATCCTGCATACCCCGGGGCATGCCGACGGGCATCTCAGTTTCCATGATGAAGAACGGGGTTGGCTGATCGGGGGAGATTTTCTGTTACCCCGGATCACCCCCAACATCAGTCTGTGGCCGGGATGTGATCCGGATCCTCTGGGCACCTATCTGGCCACCCTGGATCAAATGGATACTCTGCCGGTGAAGAGAGTCTTCCCCGCCCACGGCTCCGTCTTTGAAAACTATCACGGACGGATTGAAGAATTGCGGGAGCATCACCGGGAGCGTCTGGAAGAGATGGCGGGTTGGGCGGAGGCCGCCAGTGTGACCGCAGTGGAGGCCTGCTACCGAACCTTTGGCACGAACTTATCCATTCATAACCTGCGATTCGCCCTCTCCGAAACCCTTGCCCATCTGGAGTATCTCCGTCTCCGTGGGAAGCTGGTCCGTGAAAAGGAAGAGGGAGTCTGGAAATACCGGAAAGCATGA
- a CDS encoding phosphatidylglycerophosphatase A family protein: MGSDMTPVTENEIHQATLSRLNERGVELDRIAELVFYLQKDFHEHLTLEECRHHVEQVLTKREVQNAILTGIQLDQLAEKELLEEPLLDMLRRDESLYGIDEILATSILNVYGSIGMTNYGYVDRMKPGILKDLNDHTDGLIHTFLDDLVGAVAASAAARLTHHRKRQSEQDRKAP, encoded by the coding sequence ATGGGATCTGACATGACACCGGTCACAGAGAATGAGATCCATCAGGCAACCCTGTCCCGGCTGAATGAACGGGGAGTGGAATTGGACCGGATTGCCGAACTGGTCTTTTATTTACAAAAGGATTTCCATGAACATCTCACCTTGGAGGAATGCAGGCATCATGTGGAGCAGGTGTTGACCAAGCGGGAAGTTCAAAATGCGATCTTGACCGGGATCCAACTGGATCAATTGGCAGAGAAGGAATTGCTGGAGGAACCCCTGCTGGACATGCTCCGCCGGGATGAAAGCCTGTACGGGATCGATGAGATCCTGGCCACCTCCATCCTGAATGTGTACGGGAGTATCGGGATGACCAATTACGGGTACGTCGACCGGATGAAGCCGGGAATCCTGAAAGATTTAAACGATCATACCGATGGGCTGATCCACACCTTTCTGGATGATCTGGTCGGAGCTGTGGCCGCCTCCGCCGCCGCCCGGCTCACCCACCATCGAAAACGACAATCGGAGCAGGACCGAAAAGCCCCCTGA
- a CDS encoding SDR family oxidoreductase: protein MNRSVERIPKQEEGSSLQLNEKPVALVTGSSGGLGRMAAEVLAEAGWSLAAHFRNHREPAREMVDQLAAEGRQAHLFQADVSRRDEALQLVRDVEDRFGRLDALIHAVGPFIRERRRFADYDLDDVDEMVDGNLKSALYMVHAGLPLLRRVGCGRIILFGFGRAGEAPAWPDRAAYAAAKTGLVSFVKTLSVEEAPFGVTVNMVCPGDIVGENKLKRIVEVEGVEDEETPLGRPGSGEDVARVIRFLCERKSDFVTGNIIHVTGGLDVIHPTSKA from the coding sequence ATGAACCGTTCTGTGGAGAGGATACCAAAACAGGAGGAGGGGAGCTCATTGCAACTGAATGAGAAACCTGTGGCCCTGGTGACAGGAAGTTCCGGGGGACTTGGACGGATGGCTGCGGAAGTGCTGGCTGAAGCGGGGTGGAGCCTGGCCGCCCACTTCCGGAATCATCGGGAGCCGGCCCGGGAGATGGTGGATCAGTTGGCTGCAGAGGGGAGGCAGGCTCACCTGTTTCAGGCGGATGTCAGCCGGAGAGATGAGGCCCTGCAGCTGGTCCGGGATGTGGAGGATCGTTTTGGTCGCCTCGATGCACTGATTCACGCTGTCGGTCCTTTTATCCGGGAACGTCGCCGGTTTGCGGATTATGACTTGGATGACGTCGATGAAATGGTGGACGGAAATCTGAAAAGTGCTCTCTATATGGTCCATGCCGGCCTCCCGCTGCTGCGCCGTGTCGGTTGTGGCCGGATCATCCTGTTTGGTTTTGGACGGGCGGGGGAGGCCCCGGCTTGGCCGGATCGGGCCGCCTATGCCGCTGCCAAGACGGGACTGGTCTCCTTCGTCAAAACCTTGTCGGTGGAAGAGGCCCCCTTTGGGGTGACGGTGAATATGGTGTGTCCCGGAGATATCGTCGGGGAGAACAAGCTGAAACGAATCGTTGAAGTGGAAGGGGTCGAGGATGAGGAAACCCCCTTGGGACGTCCCGGCTCAGGGGAGGATGTGGCCCGGGTGATCCGTTTTTTGTGTGAACGGAAGTCCGATTTTGTGACAGGGAATATTATACATGTCACAGGGGGACTGGATGTGATCCATCCCACTTCCAAGGCATAG
- a CDS encoding phosphotransferase: MSDPAGQLKEWTGEARLPELIQHHYGIRLKEVRPVGGVLRLDSDQGVFALKRVPVREELRWKLIRELADYLPQSGEGSLTGPIRTQRGGVTVAGHHHRYVLLPWIPGEIRDLREGGGWEATARALAGFHVSTKGFSPSRSAASGWVHTGHWRRIWRDLTRQVNMFKLAANLSGEPAPVDQLWLRQCAYAEGMLETADRYFERLGGDRTVVATRKGGEVCHCNIHRRNLIWDPEGKVRLIDWNRAVLDVRSRDLARFILYSYGRTGSCEPTTAILKAYQETAPLEEVEYALIYAQLLFPHRILRSLQRIYQEQKIPPHLAKGHLSSVMTTEDRKEGLLREFPRLIRRDFNVSIPRVDWLDRGRAVQGE, from the coding sequence ATGTCCGATCCGGCCGGGCAATTGAAGGAGTGGACGGGGGAGGCGCGATTGCCGGAGTTGATCCAACACCATTACGGGATCCGGCTGAAGGAGGTCCGGCCTGTGGGCGGCGTTCTCCGGCTGGACAGCGATCAGGGGGTCTTTGCCCTGAAACGGGTCCCGGTGCGGGAAGAGCTGCGTTGGAAATTGATCAGAGAATTGGCGGATTATCTTCCACAGTCCGGTGAGGGGTCGTTGACGGGGCCGATCCGGACCCAGAGGGGCGGGGTGACGGTAGCGGGGCATCATCACCGTTATGTTCTCCTGCCATGGATTCCCGGGGAGATCCGGGACCTGCGGGAGGGAGGAGGGTGGGAGGCAACCGCCCGCGCCCTGGCTGGCTTCCATGTTTCCACCAAGGGTTTTTCCCCTTCCCGATCTGCGGCCTCGGGGTGGGTTCACACTGGACATTGGAGAAGGATCTGGCGGGATCTGACCCGGCAGGTCAATATGTTCAAGTTGGCCGCCAATCTGAGCGGTGAACCTGCCCCAGTCGATCAATTGTGGTTGAGGCAGTGTGCTTATGCCGAAGGAATGTTGGAAACGGCGGACCGTTACTTTGAAAGGTTGGGCGGGGACCGGACGGTGGTTGCCACCCGCAAGGGTGGCGAGGTCTGCCATTGTAACATTCATCGTCGCAATCTGATATGGGATCCGGAGGGAAAAGTTCGGCTGATCGATTGGAACCGGGCGGTTCTCGATGTGCGCAGCCGGGATCTGGCCCGGTTTATACTCTACTCATATGGACGGACGGGTTCATGTGAACCGACGACGGCGATCCTGAAAGCGTACCAGGAAACAGCCCCCCTGGAAGAAGTGGAGTATGCCCTGATCTACGCCCAGTTGCTCTTTCCCCACCGCATTCTCCGCTCTTTGCAACGCATTTATCAGGAGCAGAAGATCCCGCCCCATCTGGCCAAGGGCCATCTCTCCTCCGTAATGACAACTGAGGATCGGAAAGAAGGCCTGCTCCGGGAATTTCCCCGCCTGATCCGGCGGGATTTCAATGTCTCCATCCCCCGGGTGGATTGGTTGGATCGGGGGCGGGCGGTTCAGGGGGAATAG
- a CDS encoding GAF domain-containing sensor histidine kinase yields the protein MAGEIREKQWETLRTIAETLNRSTDVRPMLQSVLEELLEVTGLATGWIFLAGERMEYEPVAVHRLPPGLSVEENRPMCQGSCWCLNKFWDGRLQEAANIMECKRLENAVKHGWGDTQGITHHATVPLIAGKERIGLLNVASPGKESFSGDELALLEAVAYQIGTAVQKTRLIQVQRQRVEQYARLDEVSRFLWTVPDPETLPRKVVCEAGRQFRWPWVGMWTGEGEQLKLVSLYSRGNCAEPEVSMPVDKVGPIGLAFTRQRAVTGEKGLEALRILWPDCASVAAVPISTRNRRIGVLSVGVPRSNDLEEGDLPVITALGEHLSLVMEKALLEEERKRYTLVEERNRLARDLHDSVNQKLFSLSLSAHAAKDLPPEQGQLLRETLEDIHHLSREALKEMRSLIWQLRPAGLEEGVVTALRKHGRELGLIVEDEVEGVRELPRRVEEALWRIGQEALNNISRHAGTDRAHLSLKMGRREIRLEIADHGCGFSRESVHGGKRSLGLSSMKERAELLGGTLTLESRPAQGTVCRAVIPIRERSEGDADPDSVGG from the coding sequence ATGGCCGGGGAGATTCGGGAAAAACAGTGGGAAACCTTGCGGACGATCGCCGAGACACTCAATCGGTCGACAGATGTGCGGCCCATGTTACAGTCGGTGCTGGAGGAGTTGCTTGAGGTGACGGGTCTGGCCACCGGTTGGATCTTTTTGGCGGGAGAACGGATGGAATACGAGCCGGTGGCGGTCCATCGATTGCCCCCCGGCCTCTCCGTGGAGGAGAATCGTCCGATGTGTCAGGGTTCCTGCTGGTGTCTCAACAAATTTTGGGACGGCAGGCTGCAGGAAGCAGCCAATATCATGGAATGTAAGCGATTGGAAAATGCAGTGAAGCATGGTTGGGGGGATACCCAAGGGATCACCCACCATGCCACAGTGCCCCTGATCGCCGGGAAAGAACGGATCGGCCTCTTGAATGTGGCTTCTCCGGGGAAAGAGAGTTTTTCCGGGGATGAGCTGGCCTTATTGGAAGCCGTCGCCTACCAGATCGGAACCGCCGTTCAGAAGACCCGGCTGATCCAGGTGCAGAGACAGCGGGTGGAGCAGTATGCCCGGCTGGATGAAGTGAGCCGTTTTCTCTGGACGGTGCCGGATCCGGAGACACTGCCCCGGAAGGTGGTCTGTGAAGCGGGCCGCCAGTTCCGCTGGCCTTGGGTGGGGATGTGGACGGGGGAAGGGGAACAGTTGAAACTGGTTTCCCTTTATTCCCGGGGAAATTGTGCGGAGCCGGAGGTTTCCATGCCTGTGGACAAGGTGGGACCGATCGGGCTCGCTTTTACCAGACAACGGGCGGTGACCGGAGAAAAGGGGTTGGAGGCGCTCCGCATTTTGTGGCCTGATTGCGCGTCTGTGGCTGCGGTGCCCATCTCCACCCGGAACAGACGCATCGGCGTGCTGTCGGTGGGAGTCCCACGTTCCAATGACCTGGAGGAAGGGGATCTTCCCGTCATCACCGCACTGGGGGAGCATCTCTCTTTGGTCATGGAGAAGGCCCTGTTGGAAGAGGAGCGGAAGCGGTACACCCTGGTGGAGGAGCGAAACCGCTTGGCCCGGGATCTGCACGATTCCGTCAATCAGAAACTGTTTTCCCTCTCCCTGAGTGCCCATGCGGCAAAGGATCTTCCCCCGGAGCAGGGGCAACTTCTGCGGGAGACCCTGGAGGATATCCACCATCTCTCCCGGGAGGCGTTGAAAGAGATGCGTTCCCTGATCTGGCAGTTGCGCCCGGCGGGATTGGAGGAAGGCGTGGTGACCGCTCTCCGCAAACACGGGAGGGAACTGGGGCTGATCGTGGAGGATGAGGTGGAGGGAGTCCGGGAGTTGCCCCGGAGAGTGGAAGAAGCCCTGTGGCGCATCGGACAGGAAGCTTTGAACAATATCAGCCGCCATGCCGGTACGGATCGGGCCCATCTCTCCCTGAAGATGGGGAGGCGGGAGATCCGGCTGGAGATCGCCGATCACGGTTGTGGATTCTCCCGCGAATCGGTCCACGGTGGAAAGCGCTCCCTCGGTTTGAGCAGCATGAAAGAGCGGGCGGAACTCCTGGGTGGCACCCTCACTCTGGAGAGCCGCCCCGCTCAGGGGACAGTCTGCCGGGCGGTGATACCCATCAGGGAAAGGAGTGAAGGGGATGCCGATCCGGATTCTGTTGGTGGATGA
- a CDS encoding response regulator, translating into MPIRILLVDDHPMVLKGLSLFLGTREEMEIVGEANNGAEALEKVKQLRPDVVLMDLMMPVMDGVEATRRIKEIHPDVKVVVLTSFSDQDHVLPAIRAGAEGYQLKEIEAEELVATIRAAHQGKTQLHPQAAGHLVQQFTSESTGFREQDGLEVLTPREQEVLRLITEGMSNKEIAANLVIAEKTVKTHVSGILNKLDLQDRTQAAIHAMKQGWFT; encoded by the coding sequence ATGCCGATCCGGATTCTGTTGGTGGATGATCATCCGATGGTCTTGAAAGGACTCTCTCTCTTCCTGGGCACCCGGGAAGAGATGGAGATCGTGGGTGAGGCCAACAACGGTGCGGAAGCCTTGGAAAAGGTGAAACAGCTGCGTCCTGACGTGGTCTTGATGGATCTGATGATGCCGGTGATGGATGGTGTGGAGGCGACCCGCAGGATCAAGGAGATTCATCCCGACGTAAAGGTGGTGGTCTTGACCAGTTTTTCCGATCAGGACCATGTGTTACCTGCCATCCGGGCCGGGGCGGAAGGCTATCAGCTGAAGGAGATCGAAGCGGAAGAGCTGGTGGCGACCATCCGGGCGGCTCATCAGGGCAAGACCCAGCTTCACCCCCAGGCGGCGGGTCACCTGGTCCAGCAGTTCACCTCTGAATCCACCGGTTTCCGGGAGCAAGACGGCCTGGAGGTGTTAACTCCCCGGGAACAGGAAGTGTTGCGGCTGATTACAGAGGGGATGAGCAACAAGGAGATCGCCGCCAATCTGGTGATTGCCGAAAAAACAGTGAAAACCCATGTGAGCGGGATTCTGAACAAATTGGATCTGCAGGATCGGACCCAGGCCGCGATCCATGCGATGAAGCAAGGTTGGTTTACTTAA
- a CDS encoding purine/pyrimidine permease has translation MQRLKGQTALGSLQWFVFLLSSSLAIPIVIGQTFHLSAQETAELMQRTFFVVGIASFLQGWLGHRLPIADGLAGVWLGIFVILGETAGSEPGAMLQSLEGGMLVAGLVLLLMGITGLIRRMMALFTPLVTGVYLLLLVFQLSGVFLKGMLGVDADGLDPVSALLSFGVLILIILISVKGKGSLRNYSVLLGILVGWAAFAWMGLAPGSPHSGGWIRLPELFAWGTPRLEGGMVITGVLIALVLMSNLVATVAAGEQVTGRRPEEGRGALDRGGIWNGAANGLAALFSAVGTIPLSSSAGFVRLTGLKQLRPFLIGCLVLVGVSLFPPLMGFLAGLPEPVADAALLATFVQIVSIAVGNITREPLDDRRNMILGISLMIGVGIMFVPSDAFASLPSVLRFTLGNGLLTGTFTAILMERLWRGKKE, from the coding sequence GTGCAGAGGTTGAAAGGACAGACGGCCTTGGGGTCGTTGCAATGGTTTGTATTTCTTCTTTCGAGTTCATTGGCCATTCCCATCGTCATCGGTCAAACCTTCCATTTGTCCGCTCAGGAGACGGCGGAGCTGATGCAGCGAACCTTCTTTGTGGTGGGTATCGCTTCATTTCTGCAGGGCTGGTTGGGCCACCGTCTTCCCATCGCTGACGGGCTGGCGGGGGTTTGGCTGGGCATTTTTGTGATCCTGGGGGAGACAGCCGGGTCGGAACCCGGTGCCATGTTGCAGTCGTTGGAAGGGGGTATGTTGGTTGCCGGATTGGTGCTTCTCCTGATGGGAATCACCGGCTTGATCCGGCGGATGATGGCTCTGTTTACTCCCTTGGTGACCGGGGTCTACCTTTTATTACTCGTCTTTCAATTGAGCGGGGTGTTCCTGAAGGGAATGCTCGGAGTGGACGCCGACGGTTTGGACCCGGTGAGCGCTCTGCTCTCTTTTGGGGTGTTGATCCTGATCATCCTGATCTCGGTCAAAGGAAAGGGCAGTCTGAGAAATTACTCCGTCCTGCTGGGAATCCTGGTGGGGTGGGCCGCTTTTGCCTGGATGGGACTGGCTCCGGGGTCTCCCCATTCCGGTGGATGGATTCGGTTGCCGGAACTCTTCGCCTGGGGAACCCCCCGGCTGGAGGGGGGAATGGTGATCACCGGCGTCCTCATCGCTCTCGTGCTGATGTCCAACCTGGTGGCCACCGTGGCCGCGGGGGAACAGGTCACCGGGCGGCGGCCGGAGGAGGGGCGGGGCGCACTGGACCGGGGCGGGATCTGGAACGGTGCGGCCAATGGGTTGGCGGCTCTTTTCTCCGCTGTGGGAACGATTCCTCTCTCCAGTTCCGCCGGTTTTGTCCGGCTGACCGGTTTAAAGCAGTTGCGTCCCTTCCTCATCGGCTGTCTGGTACTGGTGGGAGTCTCCCTGTTTCCCCCTTTGATGGGTTTTCTGGCAGGTTTGCCGGAGCCGGTGGCAGATGCGGCCCTGTTGGCCACCTTTGTCCAGATCGTTTCCATCGCGGTGGGCAATATCACCCGGGAGCCCTTGGATGACCGGCGCAACATGATCCTCGGGATCTCACTCATGATCGGGGTGGGGATCATGTTTGTCCCCTCCGACGCTTTTGCTTCCCTGCCCTCAGTCCTCCGGTTCACCTTGGGCAACGGTCTTCTCACCGGCACCTTCACCGCCATTCTGATGGAAAGACTGTGGCGGGGGAAAAAGGAATAA